The DNA segment CTACGCCACGGAAGCGGCCCGGTCCGTGCTCGCCTGGGGCTTCGGGCCGCTGGGGCTGGAGCGGATCACCTCCATGATCCACCCCGACAACGCCGCATCGGCCGCGGTCGCCCGGCGCCTCGGGTTCACACCCCTGCGCGAGGACACCGTCCTCGGCCGCCCCTGCACCGTCCATGCGCTGGCGCTGGAGGACTTCACCTCCGCCGCCGGGAATCCCACGGGATTTCCGGCCGACCGATGAGTTCTCGTGCCGGGTCCGGTCTGAAAGGTATGAACACGGATAGGCACACAGAGGCGCGCAGGGAACCGGACGGCGCTCTGCCCGACCTGGAACCGCCGGCCCGGCACATGGCGAGGCTCTCGGACGCCGTCGGCGACGGGCAGCTGGGCGATCCCACGCCCTGCCCGGACTTCGCTGTCCGGGACCTGCTCGCCCACATCTCCGGGCTCACGGTGGCGTTCCGCGCCGCGGCCGGGAAGGACTTCGGGCCGAACACCGACACGGCGCCGGGGACCGGCCCCAAGCCCGAACTGGCCCCTGACTGGCGGACGGCGCTGCCCCGGCAGCTGGAGGAGCTGATCGCGGCCTGGCACTCCCCCGCCGCCTGGGAGGGCGACACCAGGGCGGGCGGATTCACCTTGCCCGCCCCCGTCGCCGGTCGGATCGCACTGAACGAGCTGGTCGTACACGGCTGGGACCTGGCCCGTGCGACCGGGCAGCGGTACGCGCCCGATCCGGGGAGCCTCGGCGTCTCGTACGCGCTGCTCGGCCGGCCGGACAGCCCGGCGCAGGCTCCCGCCTTCGGCCCGGCTGTCGGGGTTCCGCAGGACGCCCCGTTCCTCGACCGGGTGATCGGGCTCAGCGGGCGCAGCCCGGAGTGGAAGCCTTAGGAAGCCCTGGCCGGCACCGGCCCGTCGGCCGCCTCCGAAGCCGCGTACCCTGCCCCGATGCGACGCATCCTCGTAGCCGGTATCACCGGGGCCGGAAAGTCCACCCTCGCCCGGGCGCTGAGCGAGCGGCGCGCCGTGCCGTATCACGAGATGGACGCGCTGCACTTCGTCGGGCCCGGCTGGTCCGTGAACGAGGCGTTCGCCGGACAGGTCGCCCGGATCGCTGCCACCCCGTCCTGGGTCTTCGACTCGTACGGCTACCCCGAGGTCCGCGATCTGTTGTGGGAGCGGGCCGACACGGTGGTCTGGCTGGACTATCCGAGGCGAGTGGTCATGCCCCGGGTCCTGCGGCGGTCGCTGCGCCGGACTGTGCTGTGTGAGCGGGTGTTCGGCGGGAACCGGGAGACGGTGGCGGGGTGGTTCCGCGGGGACCACCCCGCCTGGTGGGCGTGGTCCCAGCACGCGGCCCGCCGGGAGGACATCCGCCGCCGCACCCGCGACCGGCGTTTCGCGCCGCTGCGCGTGCTCCGCTTCGAGCGCCCCGAGGAGACGGCTGCCTGGCTGGAGACCCTCGGCCGCGACAGCTGATACCGGCGCGCGCCTCCCTGTTCCGCTCAGACGGCCGGGCGGCGGCGCAGCCTGAAGGGGGCGTAGACGACGAGTGCGGTGAGGAAGGCCGCGTAGTAGGCGAGGTCGGCGCCGTGCAGTGCGGCGGCCACCGGACCTGTGTAGAGACCCGTGTTCATGAACGGGACCGCTGCGGCGAAGGCGGCGCAGAATGCCACCAGTGCGGGTCGGCCGGACCGCGAACGGACGCTCTCCGTGGTGGGATCGACCGGTTCGCCCGCGCGGGCCCGGGCGAACCAGTCGACCGCGACGACGGCGACGAAGCCGGGAATCCAGTAGCCGACGAACAGCAGTACGTTCTGGAAGCGGGCGGTGGTGTCGGCGGCATGCATCCACAGCACCAGCGGGAAACCGAGTACGGCGGCGAGAGCGGCCGCGAACGGACGCGGGACGCGCAGACCGATGGTCTGCAGCGCCAGCGAGCCGCTGTAGTCGTTCATGGCGTTGCTGCACAGGGCGGCCAGCGCCACGGCCAGCAGCCCCAGCCCGCCGAGTATGCCGCCGCCCAGCAGTCCTTCGACCCCGCGGGCGGTCTGGTCGGTGAAGACCGAGGCGCCCCACAACCCGAGTGACTGGACCGCCACGAAGGAGACGCTGACGCCGAGGAGCGTGTACCAGAACATCCGCGGCCGGGAGGTGTCCTGCGGCAGGTAGCGGCTGAAGTCGCTGGCGTACGGAGCCCACGACAGCGCCAGACTGAGCGCGATGGTGCTGGTCAGTACGAACGCACCGGCGCGGTCGGCGCCGTGGGCGGCGGCCGCGTGCTGGACGCTGTCCGGGAGTCTGAAGGCCAGGGCGGCGAAAGCGGCGGCGAGCACGAAGGTCATCAGCTTCTGGAGCCGGTGGATCGCTTCGTAGCCCAGCACTCCGAGGGACCCCTGTCCCAGCATCATCACCAGTACGCCCAGCCAGAAGGGCCAGCCGCAGAGCCGGGCCAGCGCGTCTCCGCCGAACAGCCCGATGAGTGCGTCCCAGGCCACCGACGACAGCCATTGCAGCAGGCCGGGCACCAGGACGGAGCGGCCGAACGCGAGCCGGGCCAAGGGCAGTTGACCTGCCCCGGTGCGGCTGCCCCAGGTTCCGAGATACGCGGTGGGAACGGCGCCGATCAAGGTGCCCAGCACAACGGCCGCCAGGGCGGTGGGCACGTCCAGACCGAGCGCGATACCGACGGTGCCGGTGAACACGCCGGTCATGGTCAGATTCGGGGCGAACCACACGGTGAACAGCCGGCCCGGGCCGCCATAGCGATGGTGCCCGGGCACCGGGGCGATGCCGCGTGCCTCGATACGCAAGTCGCCGGGTTCGGCGGGCATCCGGCCGTCGAAGACGGATCGCGGACCTGTGGCCGACGTGCTGCTGGGAGCAGGTGGAAATGACATGAGCGACATCCCTCCGCCAGTGCTAACTGGTTCAGGTTCGGCGGGTGTGATCTCAGCCCCTGGACGGGGCACCCCGTGTCCGGTACGACGGCAAGGCTAACGTGCGGCGCCACGCTGTCCGCGGCGAGGGTGCGCAGCCGCGGGGGGCGACGGCGACGAGCAGGGGGTCGCTGTGTTCACCAGGCCGGACGCTGCACCCGCCGCTCAGCTGGTGAAGAAGTCACTGACCGCGGCGGAGAACTGTCCGGGCTCCAGCGCGTGCACGGTGTGGCCGACCGGGATCGTGATGGTCCTGCAGTCGGGGATTTCCGCTGCCATGTCGGGGATCCGCTCCTGCGGCATCGAGCTGTCCGGGCCGCCCGTCACGATCAGCGTCGGGGCGACGATCTCGCCGAGCCGTTCGGCCCACTCGGGACCGGGCTCGCGGATCTCGTTCCTGATGGCGGGCACCACGTTCCAGTCGTAGTCGACCGGGTCTTCGGGTCGCTCCGGTTCGGCCACGTCCCTGGGGTACGGCGGCGGGGTCTCCTCCAGGACGAGCCGCTCCACCCGGTCCGCGTGCTCCTGGGCGAGCAGGTAGGCGACGACGCCGCCCATGGAGTGGCCGACGACCCCGACCCGGTCCAGTTCCAGTTCGTCCAGGAAGCCGAGTACGTCGTCGCGCATGAGCTCGAACGAGTACTCGTCCGGCCAGTCGCTCTCCCCGTGTCCTCGCAGGTCGAGGGCGTACACCCGCCACTCCTCGCCGAGCACCCGCCCGGTCTCCTCCCAGGTCGCGGACGAACCGCCGAGGCCGTGCAGCAGCACCACCGGCGCGCCGAAGGGGTCGCCCCAGGTGCGGTACGCGAGCCGTACGTCGCCGACATCGACTACTGAGTGATCGTCCATACCGCAGACGCTACAGCGCGCGGGCCGGTGCATCCGCCGCCGTGGCGCACGGAGGCCGTCCGGTTGCGTGGAGTCACCTTCGGGCAAAATAGGTGATACACCCTGCCTACCTTTCGCCACCCTCCGCGCGCCATCGGTCAGGATCAGTCCGGGGCGTGTCCAATTCGCTCAACTCCTTTCACCCCAGGGGGTGTACGGCCTCCTGGGTAGCTGATAGGAAAGCTTCCTAACAGAACATCGCCGCACGAACTCCCCTTGGAGGACCGGTGAAAGCCCCCCACCGCACCACCGCTGGACGCAGCCGGAGGATCATCACGCGCACCGTGCTCGGGCTGGCCCTGGTGGCCGTCCCGGCCACCGCCTACGCGACCAACGCCCCGGCGGAGCACGTGAGTTCACACGCCACACGGCACGTCGCCACGGCGGCGACAGGACTCGACGACCCGGCGAAGAAGGAGATCGCCATGAAGCTGGTCTCCAGCGCCGAGAACTCCTCACTGGACTGGAAGGCCCAGTACAAGTACATCGAGGACATAGGAGACGGCCGCGGGTACACCGCCGGCATCATCGGGTTCTGCTCCGGCACCGGCGACATGCTGGACCTGGTGAAGCTGTACACCGACCGGGAGCCGGGCAACCCGCTCGCCAAATACCTCCCCGCCCTGGAGAAGGTCAACGGCAGCGACTCCCACTCGGGCCTCGGATCGGCCTTCGAGAGCGCCTGGAAGACCGCGGCCAAGGACACCGCCTTCCAGACCGCCCAGAACGACGAGCGCGACCGGGTCTACTTCAACCCGGCCGTGAAGCAGGGCAAGACCGACGGCATCGGGGTCCTGGGCCAGTTCGCCTACTACGACGCCATCGTCATGCACGGTGACGGGGACGACAGCACCAGCTTCAGCTCCATCCGCAAGAGGGCCCTGGCCAAAGCCAAGACCCCGGCACAGGGCGGCAACGAGACCACGTACCTCAACGCCTTCCTCGACGCCCGGGTCTGGGCGATGCAGCAGGAGGAGGCCCACAGCGACACCAGCCGGGTCGACACCGAGCAGCGCGTCTTCCTGAAGAACGGCAATCTCGACCTGCACACGCCGCTCAGCTGGAAGGTATACGGGGACCCGTACAGCATCAGCTGACCGGCCCGCGGGCACGGGGGCGGGGCGCGTTCTGCACCACTGGTGCGGAACGCGCCCCGTATGTCATGCCACCGTCAGTGCCGCACGGTCAGTGCAGTGCGGCTGCCGCCTTGGCCACGGCCTGCTGCGTCGAGTTGTCATCGGCAGCGGGCTCGCCCGGGGTCTCCGGGACCCCGGCGTCCTTCCTGCGCCCCAGGTGGTTGAAGGCCAGGTTGAGCACGATGGCCACCACGCACCCGGTGGATATGCCCGAGTCGAGCACCACCAGCACGTTCTTCGGGAACGCGTGGTAGAAGTTCGGCGCCGCGATCGGGATCAGCCCGATACCCAGGGAGGTGGCGACGATCAGGGCGTTCTCGCCCTTCTCCATGGCCGCGCCGGCCAGCGTCTGGACACCGCTCGCGGCGACGGAGCCGAAGAGCACGACCCCGGCACCGCCCAGCACCGGGAGCGGTACGAGCGCGATCGCGGCCGCGGCCATCGGACAGAGGCCGAGCAGGATCAGGATCCCGCCGCCCGTCGCCACGACGTACCGGCTGCGCACCTTGGTCATCGCCACCAGGCCGATGTTCTGTGCGAAGGCGCTCGCCATGAAGCTGTTGAAGAACGGGCTGATCAGGCTGGAGACGGTGTCGGCGCGCAGGCCCCCCTCGATGATCCGCTCGTCGGCGGGCCGGCCGACTATCTTGCCGAGCGCCAGCATGTCGGCGGTCGACTCGGTCATACAGACCAGCATCACGATGCACATCGAGATGATCGCGGAGACCTCGAACTGCGGTGCGCCGAAGTGGAACGGCGTCGGGAACCCGATCGGGTCGGCGTTGCGCATCGCGTCGAAGCTGGTCATGCCCATCGGTATCGCGATGAGCGTACCGATCACCAGACCGAGCAGGATGGCGATCTGCTGGAGGAAGCCGCGGAGCAGTTTCCGCAGGGCCAGGACGATCACCAGGGTGAGGGCGGCCAGGCCGATGTTCTTCATCGAACCGTAGTCCGCCGCCCCCTGGGTGCCCTGGGCCCACCCGAAGGCGACCGGCAGCAGCGAGACCCCTATGAGGGTGATGACGGTGCCGGTGACGACCGGCGGGAAGAACCGGAGCAACTTGCTGAAGTACGGGGCGAGTATGAACCCCAGTACGCTCGCCACGATGATCGCGCCGAAGATCACGGCGATGCCGTCGTGCCCCCGGCCCTTGCCGATGGCGATCATCGGGCTGACGCCACCGAAAGAGACACCGTTGACGAACGGCAGCCGGGAACCGACCCGCCAGAACCCGAGGGTCTGGAAGAGGGTGGCGATGCCCGCGGTGAACAGGGCGGCCCCGACGAGGAAGGCGGTCTCCTTCGCGCTGAGCCCGACGGCGGGGCCCACGATCATGGGCGGGGCGACAACTCCCGCATACATGGCGGCCACATGCTGGAGGCCGCTGCTGAACATCTTGAAGGGCGGGAGAACTTCATCGACCGGATGCTTCACGGAGGTCTCTCCCGGTTCCACTGAGGTGTGACCGGGTTCCACGGGGGTCACCCCGGGGTCTCCGGTTGATTCGGTGTCGGCGTCTGCTGCATCGGTGCGAAACCTGGGCTCGGCGGCCACGGCGGCTCCTCCGGTCGGGTACACGTCGGCGGTGACGTGGGTGTCAGGGAGGTGGTGCGGAATGCAGGTGCGGCTGCGGGAGGGGTGCTGGTGGAATTGCTGTGTTCTCGGTCAAGTACCGGGCGGGGCACGGGGGTTCCGGGGTGGCTTCCGGGTACGTCACCGCCCCGGAGGGCGTATGCACTCTGGGCACACGCCCCCCGGTCACGGCTGCCGTGAACCCCGCTCGGGTTCGCGGCCGCCGACCGGGGACCGTCCTCCCCGGCCGGAGCTTGTCGGACGTCAGGCCCGCGCGGCGATCTCCGCCAGGCGCCGGGCCTCGTCCCGCGTGGAGCGGGCGATGGCGTCCTCGTCCACCGTGGTCAGGTGGTTGTCCTCGACGACCGGCTTGCCGTTGACGAGGGAGAGGGTGACGGGGGCCGCGGCCCCGAAGACGAGCGCGGTCACCGGGTCGGCGATGGAGGCATGGGCGAGGGTGTCCATCTTCCACAGCACGAGGTCAGCGAGCTTCCCCGGTTCCAGCGAACCGATCTCAGCGGCGCGGCCCAGGACCTGAGCACCGCCGTACGTGCCGAGGCGCAGCGCCTGGCGGGCGTTGAGGGCCGCTTCACGGTGGGCGCCGAGCCGGTTGATCAGCAGGGCGTTGCGCAGCTCGGTGTGCAGCTCGCCGGACTCGTTGGACGCGGTGCCGTCGACCCCGAGGCCGACCGGCACGCCGGCCTTGAGCATGTCGGGGACACGGGCGATCCCGGCCGCCAGACGGGCGTTGGAGGACGGGCAGTGGGCGACGCCGGTTCCGGTCCGCGCGAAGGCCGCGATGTCGGAGTCGTTCATGTGGACGCAGTGCGCCATCCACACGTCGTCACCGAGCCAGCCGGTCGACTCGAAGTAGTCGGTCGGGCCCATGCCGAACAGTTCCTTGCAGAACTGCTCCTCCTCGACGGTCTCACTGCCGTGGGTGTGCAGGCGTACGCCCTTGCGGCGGGCGAGCTCGGCACCCTGCTTCAGCAGTTCGGTGGAGACGGAGAAGGGCGAGCAGGGGGCGACCGCGACCTGGGTCATCGCGTCGAAGGAGGCGTCGTGGTGCTGGTCGACCGTCGCCTCGGTGGCCGCGAGGGCGCCTTCCAGGGTCTCGACGGCGAAGTCCGGGGGCAGCCCGCCGTCCTTCTTGCTGCGGTCCATGGACCCGCGGGCCAGCGTGAACCGTACGCCCATCTCGGCGGCGGCGCCGATGACGGCGCTCGACAGGTCTCCGGAGCCCTTCGGGAAGACGTAGTGGTGGTCCATCGCGGTGGTGACACCACCGCGGGCCATCATCGCGAGGGAGCCCTGCGCGGCCGAGCGGACCATCTGCTCGTCGATGCGCGCCCAGGTCGGGTAGAGCGCGACGAGCCAGTTGAAGAGATTGTGGTCGGTCGCCACACCCCGGGTGATCCACTGGTAGAAGTGGTGGTGGGTGTTGACCAGACCCGGCGTCACCAGGTGACCGGTGCCGTCGATCCGGCGTACGACGCCGGTGAGTCCGTCGGGGGCCTTGCCCGCGCCGACGGATTCGATGCGATTCCCTGCGACCACGACATGGCCCGATGCGTACTCGGTGTCGTGGGCGTCGACTGTCGCGATGGCTACGTTCTCAATGACCGTGCGCGCGGCTGCCGTTGCTGCCATGGGGATACCTTCTCTCGCAGTAGCGATGTGGGCACGGCAGGACCCCAGGAGGATTTGAGTGCCGCAGCCGCGTGGCTCCGGGTGCCGAGGTGGTGAAGTGAAGTTGTGTGCCGGTCCGGGTCCGGTGCACCGCCGCCGGCTGAGGCGGCCGGCGACGGTGCACCGGTCGGGTTTCAGAGGTTGGTCATGTCCACCGGGATACGGGCATCGGCGCCGTCCCGCAGGATGGTGGCCTCGATGAGTCCGTACGGGCGGTCGGCCGCGTAGTAGACCTCGTTGTCGTTCTTGAGCCCGAAGGGCTCCAGGTCCACCAGGAAGTGGTGCTTGTTCGGCAGCGAGAAGCGGATCTCGTCGATCTCGCTCCGGCTGTTGATGATGCGCGAGCCCATCTGGTACATGGTCTGCTGCAGGGAGAGCGAGTACGTCTCGGCGAAGGCCTGGAGCATGTGCTTCTTGCACTGCTCGTAGGACTTCTCCCAGTTCGGCATGCGGTCCGCGTCGTTGGACCAGCTGTACCGCCACTGGGAGGACACCGCGGTCGCGAGGATGCGGTCGTACGCCTCCTTGAGCGTCGTGTACTTGTCCTTGGCGTAGCCCCAGAACTCCGAGTTGGTGGAGTTCATCACCGTCAGGTCCTTCAGACCCGAGATGACCTGCCAGTTCTCACCGTCGAAGGTGATCTCCGAGGTGCGCAGCTCCTGCCCCTTGCGGACGAAGGAGTGCTGCACGTCGTCGGCACCGATGAACTGCGAGCTGGCGTCGGAGGTGGCGATGCGCTCCCAGGAGTACTCCTCTATCCGGATCCTGGCGCGGTGGATCCCTTCCTGGGTGGTCACGAAGTGCCGGGCCAGGTGGATGCCGAACTGCTCGGCGGACTCGATCCCGTGCTCCTTGGCGAACGCGTACACCGTGTTCTTGGTGGTGTCGGTCGGCAGGACACTGGTGTTGGAGCCGGAGTAATGGACGTCGTCCATGTCGCCCGAGAGGGCGACCGAGACGTTCAGGTCCTTGATGTGGTGGGTGTCGCCGTCCCGCGTGATCTTGACTACGCGGTTCTCTGCTTTGCCGTACTGGTTCTGGCCGAGAATCGTGGGCATGACGTTGCTAGCTCCCTCGGTATACGGAGTAGCCGAACGGGTTGAGCAGCAGCGGTACGTGGAAGTGCTCGCCCGGGACGACGGCGAACGTGATCGCCACCTCCGGGAAGAAAG comes from the Streptomyces sp. NBC_01471 genome and includes:
- the pucL gene encoding factor-independent urate hydroxylase, giving the protein MPTILGQNQYGKAENRVVKITRDGDTHHIKDLNVSVALSGDMDDVHYSGSNTSVLPTDTTKNTVYAFAKEHGIESAEQFGIHLARHFVTTQEGIHRARIRIEEYSWERIATSDASSQFIGADDVQHSFVRKGQELRTSEITFDGENWQVISGLKDLTVMNSTNSEFWGYAKDKYTTLKEAYDRILATAVSSQWRYSWSNDADRMPNWEKSYEQCKKHMLQAFAETYSLSLQQTMYQMGSRIINSRSEIDEIRFSLPNKHHFLVDLEPFGLKNDNEVYYAADRPYGLIEATILRDGADARIPVDMTNL
- a CDS encoding adenylate kinase; its protein translation is MRRILVAGITGAGKSTLARALSERRAVPYHEMDALHFVGPGWSVNEAFAGQVARIAATPSWVFDSYGYPEVRDLLWERADTVVWLDYPRRVVMPRVLRRSLRRTVLCERVFGGNRETVAGWFRGDHPAWWAWSQHAARREDIRRRTRDRRFAPLRVLRFERPEETAAWLETLGRDS
- a CDS encoding TIGR03086 family metal-binding protein gives rise to the protein MNTDRHTEARREPDGALPDLEPPARHMARLSDAVGDGQLGDPTPCPDFAVRDLLAHISGLTVAFRAAAGKDFGPNTDTAPGTGPKPELAPDWRTALPRQLEELIAAWHSPAAWEGDTRAGGFTLPAPVAGRIALNELVVHGWDLARATGQRYAPDPGSLGVSYALLGRPDSPAQAPAFGPAVGVPQDAPFLDRVIGLSGRSPEWKP
- a CDS encoding chitosanase, which produces MKAPHRTTAGRSRRIITRTVLGLALVAVPATAYATNAPAEHVSSHATRHVATAATGLDDPAKKEIAMKLVSSAENSSLDWKAQYKYIEDIGDGRGYTAGIIGFCSGTGDMLDLVKLYTDREPGNPLAKYLPALEKVNGSDSHSGLGSAFESAWKTAAKDTAFQTAQNDERDRVYFNPAVKQGKTDGIGVLGQFAYYDAIVMHGDGDDSTSFSSIRKRALAKAKTPAQGGNETTYLNAFLDARVWAMQQEEAHSDTSRVDTEQRVFLKNGNLDLHTPLSWKVYGDPYSIS
- a CDS encoding alpha/beta hydrolase, with product MDDHSVVDVGDVRLAYRTWGDPFGAPVVLLHGLGGSSATWEETGRVLGEEWRVYALDLRGHGESDWPDEYSFELMRDDVLGFLDELELDRVGVVGHSMGGVVAYLLAQEHADRVERLVLEETPPPYPRDVAEPERPEDPVDYDWNVVPAIRNEIREPGPEWAERLGEIVAPTLIVTGGPDSSMPQERIPDMAAEIPDCRTITIPVGHTVHALEPGQFSAAVSDFFTS
- a CDS encoding 8-oxoguanine deaminase translates to MAATAAARTVIENVAIATVDAHDTEYASGHVVVAGNRIESVGAGKAPDGLTGVVRRIDGTGHLVTPGLVNTHHHFYQWITRGVATDHNLFNWLVALYPTWARIDEQMVRSAAQGSLAMMARGGVTTAMDHHYVFPKGSGDLSSAVIGAAAEMGVRFTLARGSMDRSKKDGGLPPDFAVETLEGALAATEATVDQHHDASFDAMTQVAVAPCSPFSVSTELLKQGAELARRKGVRLHTHGSETVEEEQFCKELFGMGPTDYFESTGWLGDDVWMAHCVHMNDSDIAAFARTGTGVAHCPSSNARLAAGIARVPDMLKAGVPVGLGVDGTASNESGELHTELRNALLINRLGAHREAALNARQALRLGTYGGAQVLGRAAEIGSLEPGKLADLVLWKMDTLAHASIADPVTALVFGAAAPVTLSLVNGKPVVEDNHLTTVDEDAIARSTRDEARRLAEIAARA
- a CDS encoding cytosine permease; protein product: MSLMSFPPAPSSTSATGPRSVFDGRMPAEPGDLRIEARGIAPVPGHHRYGGPGRLFTVWFAPNLTMTGVFTGTVGIALGLDVPTALAAVVLGTLIGAVPTAYLGTWGSRTGAGQLPLARLAFGRSVLVPGLLQWLSSVAWDALIGLFGGDALARLCGWPFWLGVLVMMLGQGSLGVLGYEAIHRLQKLMTFVLAAAFAALAFRLPDSVQHAAAAHGADRAGAFVLTSTIALSLALSWAPYASDFSRYLPQDTSRPRMFWYTLLGVSVSFVAVQSLGLWGASVFTDQTARGVEGLLGGGILGGLGLLAVALAALCSNAMNDYSGSLALQTIGLRVPRPFAAALAAVLGFPLVLWMHAADTTARFQNVLLFVGYWIPGFVAVVAVDWFARARAGEPVDPTTESVRSRSGRPALVAFCAAFAAAVPFMNTGLYTGPVAAALHGADLAYYAAFLTALVVYAPFRLRRRPAV
- a CDS encoding nucleobase:cation symporter-2 family protein yields the protein MFSSGLQHVAAMYAGVVAPPMIVGPAVGLSAKETAFLVGAALFTAGIATLFQTLGFWRVGSRLPFVNGVSFGGVSPMIAIGKGRGHDGIAVIFGAIIVASVLGFILAPYFSKLLRFFPPVVTGTVITLIGVSLLPVAFGWAQGTQGAADYGSMKNIGLAALTLVIVLALRKLLRGFLQQIAILLGLVIGTLIAIPMGMTSFDAMRNADPIGFPTPFHFGAPQFEVSAIISMCIVMLVCMTESTADMLALGKIVGRPADERIIEGGLRADTVSSLISPFFNSFMASAFAQNIGLVAMTKVRSRYVVATGGGILILLGLCPMAAAAIALVPLPVLGGAGVVLFGSVAASGVQTLAGAAMEKGENALIVATSLGIGLIPIAAPNFYHAFPKNVLVVLDSGISTGCVVAIVLNLAFNHLGRRKDAGVPETPGEPAADDNSTQQAVAKAAAALH